One Lepisosteus oculatus isolate fLepOcu1 chromosome 4, fLepOcu1.hap2, whole genome shotgun sequence genomic window, aataaaaaataacaaacagaaacagaccctgacgaagtacaggctcagtgaccacagcctggacacacacactggacacaggcagacctggctgtccagagaggacaggctcagtgaccacagcctggacacacacactggacacagacagatctGGTTgctcagagaggacaggctcagtgaccacatcctggacacacacactggacacaggcagacctggctgtccagagaggacaggctcagtgaccacagcctggacacacacacactggacacaggtagACCTGGCTggccagagaggacaggctcagtgaccacagcctggacacacacacactggacacaggcagacctggctgtccagagaggacaggctcagtgaccacagcctggacacacacactggacagagGCAGATCTggttgtccagagaggacaggctcagtgaccacaacctggccatagaaactgggcgacacaggcagacctggctgcccagagaggacaggctcagtgaccacagcctggacacacacactggacacaggcagacctggctgtccagagaggacaggctcagtgaccacagcctggacacacacactggacacaggcagacctggctgtccagagaggacaggctgtgctcccactgccagcagggagaaatagagacagaggtgcacttcctactgcactgtgacagatactctgggattagagaaacattcttccccaaattcagaaatctaatcccagagttcccacacctgccaaaaccacaacaggtcccaatcctactgggagagggaagagggaactcagttggtctggcagcccagtatgtgatctcctgtcccagcctgaggaacagtgagcctgtctctcaataataataatacagtgtgtgatctcctgtcccagcctgaggaacagacagtgagcctgtctctcaataataataatacagtgtgatctcctgtcccagcctgaggaacagacagtgagcccgtctctcaataataataatacagtgtgtgatctcctgtcccagcctgaggaacagtgagcctctcaataataataatacagtgtgtgatctcctgtcccagcctgaggaacagacagtgagcctgtctctcaataataataatacagtgtgtgatctcctgtcccagcctgaggaacagacagtgagcccgtctctcgataataataatacagtgtgtgatctcctgtcccagcctgaggaacagacagtgagcccgtctctcaataataataatacagtgtgtgatctcctgtcccagcctgagcaacagacagtgagcctgtctctcaataataataatacagtgtgtgatctcctgtcccagcctgaggaacagacagtgagcccgtctctcaataataataatacagtgtgtgatctcctgtcccagcctgaggaacagacagtgagcccgtctctcaataataataatacagtgtgtgatctcctgtcccagcctgaggaacagacagtgagcccgtctctcaataataataatacagtgtgtgatctcctgtcccagcctgaggaacagacagtgagcccgtctctcaataataataatacagtgtgtgatctcctgtcccagcctgaggaacagacagtgagcccgtctctcaataataataatacagtgtgtgatctcctgtcccagcctgaggaacggTGAGTCTATCTCTCAATCATGCTCCATTTGGCTAGAGTCTATGTATCTTATGATTGTGGCTTTATTGTAAATGTCGGTTTTGTTTATGTCAagtgtatttgttttgctttggcagCACTGATTGTATTAATTGTTCATGCATATAAGACACCTTGAATTGGATTGAGAGGGACTCCACTGCGTCCAGCAGAGGACTGGGGGgactgactggtgtcctgcTCTGTGTTTTCAGAAGCAGAGGGAGAGACATGAGGGTCTGTGCCGAATCCCCATGATCACGTCTCAGAAGGAGGAGCAGAGAATGATCTCGTGGAGGAAGGTGAGCAGACGTCCCAGTACATCGTGCTTAGAGCTGCAGGACTACGGCTCCCACAGTCCTCTGCATAGACCCACCTGTGGATTGCATCCTGGGAAGTGTAGTTCTTCCCTTTGGTTTCTGCCCTTGTGTGATTTATCCTCCCTGTCCCACTTGATGCTGCAGGACTACGGCTCCCACCGTCCTCTGCATGGCACCACCCATGTTCTGAATCCTGGGAAGTGTAGTTCTTCCCTCTGTGTTCGGTCGTTCGTGAATTATGCTGTGTGTCCTCCATGGAGCAGCAGGACAGCACCTCCAGCAGGTCTTCCCCGGGCACCACCCTTGGAGGCGATGCTGGGACGTGTAGTTCTGTGTCCTCCTCCAAGACTCCAGCTCGCACAGGCCTCCCCTGGGCACCGTGCGGttgtgtggggggggtgggggttctgggaaatgtagttcctCCCTTGGGATTCAGCCATTTTCGACTCAGACCTGGTGTGCCCTTTCATTTTCAGCCTGTGGTGAAGCTCCAGCACAACAGAGGGAACAACAAGTACTCCTACACCAGGTAATGGCCTACCACCCCCCCACGCCTTCCCCACCCCCGTCTCCGTGGAGACCGCCTGGCGGTGACGTCCCCTTGCCCCCCTCTCCAGCAACTCGGACGACAACCTGCTGAAGAACATCGAGCTGTTCGACAAGCTGGGGCTGCGCTTCAACGGGCGCGTGCTCTTCACCAAGGACGTGCTGGGGGACGAGATCTGCTGCTGGTCCTTCTACGGCGACGGGCGCAAGATCGCGGAGGTCTGCTGCACCTCCATCGTCTACGCCACCGAGAAGAAGCAGACCAAGGTGCGAGTCTgcttaacccctctctctctcagtgcagtgttaatgtactggagtgtccagtcagtgtgtgtgtatgaacccctctctctctcagtgcagtgttcatgtactggagtgtccagtcagtgtgtgtgtatgaacccctctctctcagtgcagtgttaatgtactggagtgtccagtcagtgtgtgtgtattaacccctctctctctcagtgcagtgttaatgtactggagtgtccagtcagtgtgtgtgtattaacccctctctctctcagtgcagtgttaatgtactggagtgtccagtcagtgtgtgtgtatgaacccctctctctctcagtgcagtgttaatgtactggagtgtccagtcagtgtgtctgtatgaacccctctctctctcagtgcagtgttaatgtactggagtgtccagtcagtgtgtctgtatgaacccctctctctctcagtgcagtgttcatgtactggagtgtccagtgtgtctgtatgaacccctctctctctctctcagtgcagtgttaatgtactggagtgtcagtcagtgtgtctgtattaacccccctctctctctcagtgcagtgttaatgtactggagtgtccagtcagtgtgtctgtattaacccctctctctctcagtgcagtgttaatgtactggagtgtccagtcagtgtgtctgtattaacccctctctctctctcagtctagtgttaatgtactggagtgtccagtcagtgtgtctgtattaacccctctctctctcagtgcagtgttcatgtactggagtgtccagtcagtgtgtgtgtatgaacccctctctctctcagtgcagtgttcatgtactggagtgtccagtcagtgtgtgtgtatgaacccctctctctctcagtgcagtgttcatgtactggagtgtccagtcagtgtgtctgtattaacccctctctctcagtgcagtgttaatgtactggagtgtccagtcagtgtgtctgtattaacccctctctctctcagtgcagtgttcatgtactggagtgtccagtcagtgtgtgtgtatgaacccctctctctctcagtgcagtgttaatgtactggagtgtccagtcagtgtgtctgtattaacccctctctctctctcagtgcagtgttaatgtactggagtgtccagtcagtgtgtctgtattaacccctctctctctctcagtgcagtgttaatgtactggagtgtccagtcagtgtgtctgtatgaacccctctctctctcagtgcagtgttcatgtactggagtgtccagtcagtgtgtgtgtatgaacccctctctctctcagtgcagtgttaatgtactggagtgtccagtcagtgtgtctgtattaacccctctctctctcagtgcagtgttaatgtactggagtgtccagtcagtgtgtctgtatgaacccctctctctcagtgcagtgttaatgtactggagtgtccagtcagtgtgtctgtatgaacccctctctctctcagtgcagtgttaatgtactggagtgtccagtcagtgtgtctgtattaacccctctctctctcagtgcagtgttaatgtactggagtgtccagtcagtgtgtctgtattaacccatctctctctctcagtgcagtgttaatgtactggagtgtccagtcagtgtgtctgtattaacccatctctctctctcagtgcagtgttaatgtactggagtgtccagtcagtgtgtctgtattaacccctctctctctcagtgcagtgttaatgtactggagtgtccagtcagtgtgtctgtattaacccctctctctctcagtgcagtgttaatgtactggagtgtccagtcagtgtgtctgtattaacccctctctctctcagtgcagtgttaatgtactggagtgtccagtcagtgtgtctgtattaacccctctctctctcagtgcagtgttaatgtactggagtgtccagtcagtgtgtctgtattaacccctctctctctcagtgcagtgttaatgtactggagtgtccagtcagtgtgtgtgtattaacccctctctctctcagtgcagtgttaatgtactggagtgtccagtcagtgtgtctgtattaacccctctctctctcagtgcagtgttaatgtactggagtgtccagtcagtgtgtctgtattaacccctctctctctcagtgcagtgttaatgtactggagtgtccagtcagtgtgtctgtattaacccctctctctctcagtgcagtgttaatgtactgcagtgtccagtcagtgtgtgtgtattaacccctctctctctctcaggtggaGTTCCCAGAGGCTCGTATTTTCGAAGAGACTCTCAACATCCTCATCTATGAGAAAGGATCAGGGGGCGTGGCTTCCTCCATCCTGGACACCGGGGGTGCGGCCTTGTCGCCCGGCAGCCTCCACTCAGAGGAGGAAGGGGgcggggccgggggcggggacAGGAGGGTGAGGCGGATTCACGTGCGCAGACACATCACGCACGACGAGAGAGGTCACGGGCAGCAGACTGTGTACAAGGACTGATCCTGGGGAatggggtcaggggtcaggggtcaggggtcacggGCAGCAGACTGTGTACACGGACTGATCCTGGGGaagggggtcaggggtcaggggtcacggGCAGCAGACCGTGTACACGGACTGATCCCGGgggaggggtcaggggtcagaggtcacggGCAGCAGACTGTGCACAAGGACTGATCCCGGgggaggggtcaggggtcagaggtcacggGCAGCAGACTGTGCACAAGGGCTGATCCCGGGGggtggggtcaggggtcagaggtcacggGCAGCAGACTGTGCACAAGGGCTGATCCCGGGGGAGGGGTCAGGCAGCGATCAGGGGTACAGGGGTACAGGCAGTGGAGAAAGGAGGGATGTTTATCCTTCAGACCGCAGTGAGGGACTCATCTTGATAATTCACTTTACTGTGCAGCATTATTCAGTTTTTTTGGTATTAAGTTATTTATATGATGATAATTccgtttttgtatttatttgagtttttcattgaaatgttttttttaagcacaAGTTGAAGATACTCTTGTTTTTTCCATCAGCTCTTAGTGatgaacacacacagcaggacaggagacacagggagagagaggagatcacagagactccctcagtaatacacacacacagcaggacaggagacacagggagagagaggagatcacagagactccctcagtaatacacacacacaacaggacaggagacacagggagagagaggagatcacagagactccctcagtaataaacacacacaacaggacaggagacacagggagagagaggagatcacagagactccctcagtaatacacacacacagcaggacaggagacacagtgagagagaggagatcacataGACTCCctcagtaatacacacacagcaggacaggagacacagggagagagaggagatcacagagactccctcagtaatacacacacacagcaggacaggagacacagggagagagaggagatcacagagactccctcagtaatacacacacacagcaggacaggagacacagggagagagaggagatcacagagactccctcagtaatacacacacacaacaggacaggagacacagggagagagaggagatcacagagactccctcagtaataaacacacacaacaggacaggagacacagggagagagaggagatcacagagactccctcagtaatacacacacacagcaggacaggagacacagtgagagagaggagatcacataGACTCCctcagtaatacacacacagcaggacaggagacacagggagagagaggagatcacagagactccctcagtaatacacacacacagcaggacaggagacacagggagagagaggagatcacagagaatccctcagtaataaacacacacaacaggacaggagacagtgagagagaggagatcacagagactcCCTCAGtattaaacacacacagcaggacaggagacacagtgagagagaggagatcacagagactccctcagtaataaacacacacaacaggacaggagacacagtgagagagaggagatcacagagactccctcagtaataaacacacacaacaggacaggagacagtgagagagaggagatcacagagactcCCTCAGtattaaacacacacagcaggacaggagacacagtgagagagaggagatcacagagactccctcagtaataaacacacacaacaggacaggagacacagtgagagagagagaggagatcacagagaatccctcagtaataaacacaacaggacaggagacacagtgagagaggagatcacagagactccctcagtaataaacacacacagcaggacaggagacacagtgagagaggagatcacagagactccctcagtaataaacacacacagcaggacaggagacacagtgagagaggagatcacagagactccctcagtaataaacacacacaacaggacaggagacatggtgagagaggagatcacagagactccctcagtaataaacacacacagcaggacaggagacatagtgagagagaggagatcagtgagaatccctcagtaataaacacacacaacaagacaggaggcacagtgagagagaggggagatcaCGGAGACTCTctcagtaatacacacacacaacaggacaggagacacagtgagagagaggggagatcaCTGAGACTCCctcagtaatacacacacacaacaggacaggagacacagtgagagaggggggagatcacagagactccctcagtaatacacacacacaacaggacaggagacacagtgagagagaggggagatcacagagactccctcagtaataaacacacacaacaggacaggagacacagtgagagagaggagatcacagagactccctcagtaataaacacacacaacaggacaggagacacagtgagagagaggcgatcacaggacaggagacacagtgagagagagaggcgatcacaggacaggagacacagtgagagagagaggcgatcacaggacaggagacacagtgagagagagaggcgatcacaggacaggagacgcAGGGAgaaaggagatcacagagagtccctcagtcataaacacacacagcaggacaggagacacagggagagagaggagagaataCAGCAGTCTGTCCTGTTTCTCAGGGCTGGACGACTGTAGCTCTGCTGATCCTTGTTGCTCCTTGAAtttggttttgtatttattgtaaatgtgtttCTGCTCCCGGAAGCTCATGGTTCTGGCCCGGTCTCTCGTACCCTGTGCCGGTACGCCTGTGGTTCTGTCCCGGTCTGTGGCACTGACCGCTGGACACTGACCAACACAGGCACTGACTGCTGGACACTGGCTCACCACAGGGACTGACCGCTGGACACTGGCTCACCACAGGGACTGACCGCTGGACACTGACTGACCGCTGGACACTGACCAACACAGGCACTGACTGCTGGACACTGGCTCACCACAGGGACTGACCACTGGACACTGGCTCACCACAGGCACTGACCAACACAGGGACTGACCGCTGGACACTGACTCACCACAGGGACTGACCGCTGGACACTGACTCACCACAGGCACTGACCAGCACAGGGACTGACCGCTGGACACTGACTCACCACAGGCACTGACCACTGGACACTGACCAACACAGGGACTGACCAGCACAGGGACTGACCACTGGACACTGACTCACCACAGGGACtgactgctggacactgactgctggacactgaccagCACAGGGACTGACCAGCAGACACTTCCAAGCAGATCAAGTGCCAGTAGTTTGACCACGAGCCGGGCTGCTGTGTCCTGAGGCGAGAGGGAGTCTGAGCCTGAATAAAACCTCATCATGTCTGTCCAGACCTGGTCTGTCCttctgagtgagtgtgagtgagacAGAGGTCAACACAGAGCCTGAGAGAGTCAGGGTCtgaccagtcacacacacacacacaccccactgagcaCGTCTGGGATCAACTCACCCATCCCTGAACAACACAGAGCCTGagagagtcagggcctgaccagtcacacacacacacaccccactgagcaCGTCTGGGATCAACTCACCCATCCCTGTACAACACAGAGCCTGagagagtcagggcctgaccagtcacacacacacacacacaccccactgagcaCGTCTGGGATCAACTCACCCATCCCTGTACAACACAGAGCCTGagagagtcagggcctgaccagt contains:
- the kctd13 gene encoding BTB/POZ domain-containing adapter for CUL3-mediated RhoA degradation protein 1 isoform X1; the encoded protein is MSAEPTGSEPPEVLPVTPGGQEEKCTGLAGSRYVKLNVGGALHYTTIQTLSKTDNLLKSMCTGSTEATIDSEGWVIVDRSGRHFDSVLNFLRDGSVPLPETTRELEEVLLEARFYRVQGLVQHCLTALQKQRERHEGLCRIPMITSQKEEQRMISWRKPVVKLQHNRGNNKYSYTSNSDDNLLKNIELFDKLGLRFNGRVLFTKDVLGDEICCWSFYGDGRKIAEVCCTSIVYATEKKQTKVEFPEARIFEETLNILIYEKGSGGVASSILDTGGAALSPGSLHSEEEGGGAGGGDRRVRRIHVRRHITHDERGHGQQTVYKD
- the kctd13 gene encoding BTB/POZ domain-containing adapter for CUL3-mediated RhoA degradation protein 1 isoform X2, yielding MSAEPTGSEPPEVLPVTPGGQEEKCTGLAGSRYVKLNVGGALHYTTIQTLSKTDNLLKSMCTGSTEATIDSEGWVIVDRSGRHFDSVLNFLRDGSVPLPETTRELEEVLLEARFYRVQGLVQHCLTALQQRERHEGLCRIPMITSQKEEQRMISWRKPVVKLQHNRGNNKYSYTSNSDDNLLKNIELFDKLGLRFNGRVLFTKDVLGDEICCWSFYGDGRKIAEVCCTSIVYATEKKQTKVEFPEARIFEETLNILIYEKGSGGVASSILDTGGAALSPGSLHSEEEGGGAGGGDRRVRRIHVRRHITHDERGHGQQTVYKD